TCCCGGATCTGCCGAAATCGCTTTTGCCAGATAAATTTGTCATTCTTGACCTTGTCCGGTAGTTGTTGCAGTTGGAGAATGCCCGAGTGCACGCGAACGACCAGAACCTCTTCGTAATGTGAGCGGTTAAAAATACCGATTCGGCCGCGTTCGGGCAGTGATTTCTGACATCGCCAGAGATAGTCGTGATCGATCTCCTCCGACGAAGGCTGTTTGAAAGATGTGACCTGACAGCCCTGCGGATTGAGGCCGCTCATCACGTGCTTGATCGCTCCGTCCTTGCCGGCGGCGTCCATCGCTTGAAAAATGATCAGCAGTGAGTGAACATTTTGAGCGTAAAGGATATCCTGAAGCTCGGCGAGCCGCTCAATATTTGCGGCAAGGTCGGCGACGGCCATTTTCTTATCGGTATAGCCGTCGGACTGGTCGGTAGCGTGATCGTCCAGATTGACCTTTGAGCCCTCGGCGACGCGAAATCGTTCGATATCAAATTTATTTTTTGCCATCAAGTACACGAATACCACGAAACTGATGAAAATACTACCGCTTTTGTTGACACTTCTGATCTCAGCTACCGTTTTTGGCCAGCCCAAACTTGTTCCGACGCGAGTCACACTTAAGAACGGCAAGTCGTTTACGCTCAATCTGGCCGAGGGATTTGAGATCATCCCTGCGGCCGAGGGACTCAAGCGCGTACGCTTTTTTGCAAAAGCACCGGACGGCCGCATCTTTGTCACGGATATGTACAACCTCACGGACAATAAACGCGGTACCGTGTACATTTTGGATGGTTGGGACGCGGCAAAGGGCAAATTCTCCAAAGTCATTCCGTATATGACCGGCTTGCACAATCCGAACAGCGTCCAGTTTTACCGCGACAGCGACGGCCAGGAATGGATCTATCTGGCCGAAACAGAAAAGCTGACGCGGCGCAAATTTACACGCGGCGAGATCCGGCCTACCGACACAAGGCCGCAGACGCTCGCGACCTTTCCGGACTACGGTTTGAGTTACAAGTACGGCGGTTGGCATCTGACGCGGACGATCTCGTTCTCGCCGGACGGCAAGCTTTACGTCTCGGTCGGGTCAAGCTGCAATGCCTGCGTCGAAAAAGAAAAGATCCGGGCGAGCATCGTCGAGATGAATCCGGACGGCACGGACCAACGCGAATTTGCACGCGGCCTGCGCAACGCGGTCGGACTGCGGGCGATCGGTAAATTTGTGTTTGCGACCAATCAGGGCTCGGACCATCTCGGGCTGCAAAAGCCGGACGAGACATTTTACGCTCTAAAGCAGGGTTCGGATTATGGCTGGCCGTACTGCCATTCGTCGGGCGGTAAGATATTTGCCGATCCCGGTTTCAAACGGCCGGGCCAGTGCTCTAACGTAACGGCGCCTTACGCGTATTTCCCGGCGCGTTCGTCCGCACTCGGGTTCGATTATTTTGATGACGCCGATACTGTGGCTTCGATCAAGGACGCCTTTCTGGTCTCGCTCCACGGATCGACGAATAAGGCGATCGGCCACGGCTATAAGGTTGTAATAATGCGAAAAGGCGAGCGGCTGCAGGATTTTATGAACGGATTTTTGCAGCGGGGCAAGGTCAACGGCAGGCCGTGCGACATTATGAAACTCGATGCCAACGCATTCTTAATGACGGACGATTTTTCGGGGATCGTTTACCTCGTGCGTAAAAAGGGTACGGTTACCGAGATCGTGGAGGACGTCTAGAACGTCGCTGAAAAATCGCCCTTTCAGCTAGTCGGCGGTATCAATCGGTGTCGGTCTGTGATTAAATTTTTGTAGATTATGCTCAAACGCTATATGCACAAACGCGAGCGGTATCACGCGTTTCTCGAAGATAACCGCGTCGTGCATCCGTTTGAATGGGGGACGGAGTACATCACCGACGATGCCGGCGGCCGCGACTCGCGCGAGCTGTTCAGCGAGTTTTCGAAATACACGATCGAACACAGCGAAGATTTTTTCTGCTCGCCCGAGATCAGCGATTTTCGATTGGACGGCGACGATCTGACCTGGACGAGCGGTATAAGAACGCTATCGCCCGAGAACAACACGGTCTACGCCAAATATTTCCCAAACCAATCACACGACAAGAAAGCCGCCGTGCTCGTGCTGCCGCACTGGAATGCCAAGGCCGGGACGTATTTCGACCTCTGCAAAATATTTAACCGGTTGGGTTTTTCGGCATTGCGAATGACGCTGCCCTACCACGAGCAGCGGATGCCGCCCGAACTCGAACGTGCCGATTATCTCGTGGCTCCAAATGTCGGACGGACACTCCAGAGCCTGCGACAGTCCGTCGTCGATACGCGTTCGGCCGTGCGTTGGCTTAAGTCTCAGGGTTACGAAAAGATCGGCCTCGTCGGCACCAGCATCGGTTCGTGCGTCGGCTTTTTTGCCTTTGCACACGATATGCAGATCGATACGGCCGTCTTTAATCACGTTTCGGGCTACGTCGCCGATGTCGTTTGGGAGGGCCTGTCGACCTATCACGTCAAAGAGGGCATCGGCGACAACGTCGGTCTTGACGAGCTTCGCGAATATTGGCTGCCGATCTCGCCGATGGCGTATATGGACCGACTGTCAAAACTGCCGCCGCGGCCGCAGCGATATATCTATACGCTCTACGATCTGAGCTTTCCGGTCGATCTCTCACGCGATACGATGGCTGCCCTTCGCCGCCACAAGATCAAACACAGCAAAGCCGCGATCCCCTGCGGCCACTATACTCTCGGCGAAAAGCCCTGGGTGTACTACGACGGCTATAAGATCGTGTCCTTCCTAAGAAAGCACCTTAAATAGATCCTCAAATCCGCCAAACAACTCCAATTCTTCGAACTTACATCCAATTGATGTTAAAATTCAGTCATCTTTTGAATGAGTCTGATCGCCGAGAAGCACAAAAATACGGTAAGCGAAGCGATAGAGCACTTGATCTCTCGTGCCGAGAACGCGCGTGGGCTTGAGGGATCGGATATTGCCGGACGCGTCGAGGCTACGCTCGAGAAATATCTGCTTCGCGACTCGCCGAACGCTGCCCACACGGATATCGAGGAGTTCGTACACGATATTCGGGCCGACGACCTGTGTCTGATAGTGGCGTGCGAACGCGGTGATGAAAGGGCTTGGGAAGATCTGGTGGCAAATTTTGACCCGACCGTAAAATCGGCGGCTCGTAGAATATCGTCGAACAATGACGACGCTGAGGATCTGGCGAGTTCGATCTGGGCCGAACTTTACGGCCTGAGGATAGGGGCGGACGGCAAAAAGAAGAGTAAGCTCGCATATTACTCCGGACGTGGCAGTCTGGCCGGATGGTTGCGGGCGGTCGTCTCGCAGCTTGCGGTCGATGAATTTCGCAAGCAGTCAAAGTTTGTACAGATCGAAGAAGACCGCGAGTTTGAAAATCTCGCCAACGAGGCCGCCGGCCGCGACAACAATCATTTCGCGTCGCGCGGCGAAAATCCTGAGGTTTTGTTCAGCGACGGCGAAAGCGGTGCGGACGTTGCGGACGCTCTGGCCGCTGCGATCGCCGGACTCGAGGCCGAGGATCGCCTGATCCTGAAAATGTATTATTTTGACAGCCTAAAGCTAAAGGACATCGCGGCGACATTCGGCTACCACGAGGCGACCGCCAGCCGTAAACTGACACGGGTGCAGTCCGACATCCGAAAGGGCGTCGAACGCGAACTCAGATCGAGACACGGTTGGACCGACGGCGAGGTCAAGCGCCACCTTAGCGACACAGCCGCAAGCCTCGGCGTGAATCTCGAGACGATGTTCGCCGCTCTGCTCGTTTTGGCTCTGATGCAAGATATATGGATCGGCGGCGTTCTATAGTTGGGTTACGAAAACCTCACCACAGGGGCGTCGGGGTTTGAGGCAAGATGGATATGAATTGCAGGATGTCAGTCATGAACATTAAATCAAGTCGGTCTGTCTCTGCATTCTCCGTGGCTTCTGTGGTGAAAATTTACTAGATGGAACTTGAATTCGACAAAGAAATAGACGCGATACTGCGAAAAGCGCGGAGCGGTACGAGTGCGGCGGCGACGTCCGCGGACTCGTCGCACCTTGACGCCGACTCGATCGCTGCATTTGTCGAAAACGCTCTGCCGCAAGCGTCCAAACTGCTCTATATGGAGCATATCGCCGATTGCGACCGTTGCCGCCGGATTCTGTCACAGACCGTTACGCTTGATCGCGACGAGTCCTCAGATATTGCTGCCGCCATTACGCCGCCGATCGAGCAACCGATCGCCGAAACGGTTTTGCCGTGGTACAAACGGTTCTTTAACACGCCCGAAATGGCAATGACGTTGGGGGCTTTGGTACTGGCATTCTCCGGCTTACTGGGTTACATCGTGATGCAAAACACGGATAGTGCGGCGAAGCCGGAACTATCTCGCGCCACCGAACAACAACCCACACAGGGCGGGCCGTTTTACGGCGGCGAAGCAGATTACCCAAGTGCAAACAAGGCCGCGGCGGTCTCGGATACCGCGAATGTCGTAGCCGCAAATTCGGCCTCAGGTGCAATGCCGATGAATACTGCCGCAAACACTGCGGCAAACTCAAGCGGCCTGATCGATGCACCGAGTGGCAGTGCCGCCGGGAACCGAGCAGTAAGTGCAGCAAAACCCGAAGCGTCAGCGGACGACAAGTCAATCGCCGCCTCGCCGCCGCCGCCCGCCCCGATCACTAGCCAACCGCCGACGAGCGAAAGTGATGCAAAATCGGACGGCGGATCACCAAAAGCAAAAGAACAGAACGCAAGACTCGCCGCAACATCGACCGATGAGCGTATGGCCCGCGACGCCGCACCGCCGGCCAAAAAGAACACGGCCGTCCGCTCGGGCCCGTCAAACGCTCAGGCCCAGACTCAAAACGTCATCACCGAAAGCTCGCTACGTTCGGTGGGCGGCAAGTCGTTCGATCGCCGGGGCGGCGTTTGGTATGACCTCGCCTACAAGGGCCAATCGACCAAAAAGGTGACTCGCGGGTCAAATGACTACCGAAAGCTCGATGGCGGACTCCGCAATATAGGTGATTCCCTGGACGGTACGCTCGTCGTAGTGTGGAAAGAAAAGGCGTATCGTATCCAATAGTTCTTCGATTTCAACGCAGCCGGCGTTAATATAATCGTATGAGAGTATTTGCTTTACTTTTGTGCGTTTTTTGCATTAGTAGCTCCGCTACGGTCGCTCAGTCCGTGTGGCAAACCCCGCTTGACTCAAATATTCGATTTTATCAAACGACAGATCTCGGGATCGTGATCGCCGGAACGGAAAAAAGCCTTTACGCCATCGACGGTACGACGGGCGAGCGTCTATGGCGGCGGTCAACCGGTAAGATCGGCGAAACTGCCGTTACCGCGATCCCCGACACCGACGTTATTTTGTTTACACAGGACGTTGGCAGCAAATCGCGGCTCGAGGCGGTCGATATCGTGTCGGGCTCTCGTCTGTGGCTGAGCGATAAGGTAAAGGGCGATGTGATGCAACTCGCCGTCGATCCAGAGAACGACCTGATCGCCGTGGTCTTGGTCAAGGACGCAAAGGGCAATGCCGGCGAGACGCTCAAGCGAAAGCCGGTCATTCACGTAATGCAGCTCTCGACGGGCGACGAACTATGGAAACGCGAACTCGATGGCGCGATCGAGATGATGCCCGCCCGCTTTGCCGAGAATCTCGGCGAGATCGCTTTTACACTCGACAATTACCGCGCACCCTTGATGATCGACGGTCGCCTGTTCTTGTTTTATGACGGAGCGACGTCCTGTGACGCTCGGTCCGGCAAGGAGAAAGAACGCGAAAAATTCAGAATAAACGAAGACGGCCTCGCCCTGACCGAGGCTGACCCGATCGTTGACGACGTCCACGTTTACGTCTCGGGCCGCGGTCGTGTGCGGGCCGTTAATCGGCGGAGCGGCGAGGTCGATTGGAAGGCCGATGACCTCGGCATCAGTGCCGAGATGGCGCAGGTCGGCAATATTCTATATGTCCGTACCGGCGGGCAATTTACGCGGCTCAAGGACGGCGAGATCCAGGAGAAAGGCCCGTTCGGCGTCTCGGCGATCGACACGCGAAACGGCAAGACGCTCTGGCGTTTTAAGGGAGCGGACAAAGGGCTGACTAATTTTGTTTTCTCCGACGCCTCGACGATCTTGATCGCCGACAAGGATGACCTGATCACGCTGGATGCCAAAACCGGCAAACCCCGATCAAAACGTGAGCACAAGGTCGAAAAAGCGCAGTTCGTGTTAGTCAATGAGAGCGGACAGGCCGTCGTCGGCGGCCGTGATCAGATCGCCGCTTTTCGCGTTGGTGAGAAAAAAGGCACGGAAATATGGCGTGTTCGTCACAAGGCTCCGGACCGCGGCGTGCTGAAGATCGTCGCGGGCGTAGCACTGCGGGCGGCGGCGATATATTTCCGTTACGGCGGACTGGCGACGTCGGCCATCGGACTGGCACGAAGCGGTTTGAGCTTTGCAACGGCGGTCAATTCGTTTCGCGTGTCGGGATTGAAGACGCGATTCGGTTCATTTGATCTCTCAACGCTGGCCGGCAACTCGGTTAGAAACTATGTCACGCGCCGCATTTACGCATACGGTTCGCTTGGGCGCACGCCGGGACTCTTGAGCGGAATGTCGGGGTTACAGGTGTCGCTGCCAAATGCGACCGACCTTCGCGGCCGTGTCATCGGCAGGGCGATCGACCGTGTGACGCCGTCGCGGGCGGAGGTGCAGGACAGCATCTTTGACCGTGTCGACCCCGTCCGACAGATCGAGCGATTGTCCGACTTTCTGCTTAGGCGAAAGAGCCTTGCCGAACTGCGGTCAAATCATATGTATTTCTACACCGATCTGCCCAAGCCATTTGATCGCAAGGGCCTCGTCGGCGTAAATATTCATAACGGAATTGACGCGAGATTTGCGCTCGTCGCCGATCCGGACCCGCAGTTTGTAACGGACGAAACCGCCGGGCTACTCTATTCCGCCAGCGGCAGCCGTTTGCAGGCATTCGATATTTTGAACCGTTAAGAAAATTCACCGGAGATGCACACAGACCCATTGATCTATCCGTATCGATCCGTGTTAATCTGTGGTTAATTTTCGCTTAAATACT
This is a stretch of genomic DNA from Chloracidobacterium sp.. It encodes these proteins:
- a CDS encoding abhydrolase domain-containing 18 produces the protein MLKRYMHKRERYHAFLEDNRVVHPFEWGTEYITDDAGGRDSRELFSEFSKYTIEHSEDFFCSPEISDFRLDGDDLTWTSGIRTLSPENNTVYAKYFPNQSHDKKAAVLVLPHWNAKAGTYFDLCKIFNRLGFSALRMTLPYHEQRMPPELERADYLVAPNVGRTLQSLRQSVVDTRSAVRWLKSQGYEKIGLVGTSIGSCVGFFAFAHDMQIDTAVFNHVSGYVADVVWEGLSTYHVKEGIGDNVGLDELREYWLPISPMAYMDRLSKLPPRPQRYIYTLYDLSFPVDLSRDTMAALRRHKIKHSKAAIPCGHYTLGEKPWVYYDGYKIVSFLRKHLK
- a CDS encoding polyphosphate kinase 2 family protein, giving the protein MAKNKFDIERFRVAEGSKVNLDDHATDQSDGYTDKKMAVADLAANIERLAELQDILYAQNVHSLLIIFQAMDAAGKDGAIKHVMSGLNPQGCQVTSFKQPSSEEIDHDYLWRCQKSLPERGRIGIFNRSHYEEVLVVRVHSGILQLQQLPDKVKNDKFIWQKRFRQIRDWERHLTENGTHVIKFFLHVSKDEQKKRFLERIDITEKNWKFSAGDAKERVFWDDYMNAYEDAMEATSTDHSPWYVIPADKKWFTRLAISEIIVRKLESLDMTYPTMSTEHLAELQQAKKILEGEIAPHLLVKKTVPNKDKDKKTSKPKKSKN
- a CDS encoding PQQ-dependent sugar dehydrogenase produces the protein MMKILPLLLTLLISATVFGQPKLVPTRVTLKNGKSFTLNLAEGFEIIPAAEGLKRVRFFAKAPDGRIFVTDMYNLTDNKRGTVYILDGWDAAKGKFSKVIPYMTGLHNPNSVQFYRDSDGQEWIYLAETEKLTRRKFTRGEIRPTDTRPQTLATFPDYGLSYKYGGWHLTRTISFSPDGKLYVSVGSSCNACVEKEKIRASIVEMNPDGTDQREFARGLRNAVGLRAIGKFVFATNQGSDHLGLQKPDETFYALKQGSDYGWPYCHSSGGKIFADPGFKRPGQCSNVTAPYAYFPARSSALGFDYFDDADTVASIKDAFLVSLHGSTNKAIGHGYKVVIMRKGERLQDFMNGFLQRGKVNGRPCDIMKLDANAFLMTDDFSGIVYLVRKKGTVTEIVEDV
- a CDS encoding PQQ-binding-like beta-propeller repeat protein, with the protein product MRVFALLLCVFCISSSATVAQSVWQTPLDSNIRFYQTTDLGIVIAGTEKSLYAIDGTTGERLWRRSTGKIGETAVTAIPDTDVILFTQDVGSKSRLEAVDIVSGSRLWLSDKVKGDVMQLAVDPENDLIAVVLVKDAKGNAGETLKRKPVIHVMQLSTGDELWKRELDGAIEMMPARFAENLGEIAFTLDNYRAPLMIDGRLFLFYDGATSCDARSGKEKEREKFRINEDGLALTEADPIVDDVHVYVSGRGRVRAVNRRSGEVDWKADDLGISAEMAQVGNILYVRTGGQFTRLKDGEIQEKGPFGVSAIDTRNGKTLWRFKGADKGLTNFVFSDASTILIADKDDLITLDAKTGKPRSKREHKVEKAQFVLVNESGQAVVGGRDQIAAFRVGEKKGTEIWRVRHKAPDRGVLKIVAGVALRAAAIYFRYGGLATSAIGLARSGLSFATAVNSFRVSGLKTRFGSFDLSTLAGNSVRNYVTRRIYAYGSLGRTPGLLSGMSGLQVSLPNATDLRGRVIGRAIDRVTPSRAEVQDSIFDRVDPVRQIERLSDFLLRRKSLAELRSNHMYFYTDLPKPFDRKGLVGVNIHNGIDARFALVADPDPQFVTDETAGLLYSASGSRLQAFDILNR
- a CDS encoding sigma-70 family RNA polymerase sigma factor, whose amino-acid sequence is MSLIAEKHKNTVSEAIEHLISRAENARGLEGSDIAGRVEATLEKYLLRDSPNAAHTDIEEFVHDIRADDLCLIVACERGDERAWEDLVANFDPTVKSAARRISSNNDDAEDLASSIWAELYGLRIGADGKKKSKLAYYSGRGSLAGWLRAVVSQLAVDEFRKQSKFVQIEEDREFENLANEAAGRDNNHFASRGENPEVLFSDGESGADVADALAAAIAGLEAEDRLILKMYYFDSLKLKDIAATFGYHEATASRKLTRVQSDIRKGVERELRSRHGWTDGEVKRHLSDTAASLGVNLETMFAALLVLALMQDIWIGGVL